Proteins from a single region of Oreochromis niloticus isolate F11D_XX linkage group LG7, O_niloticus_UMD_NMBU, whole genome shotgun sequence:
- the idh3a gene encoding isocitrate dehydrogenase [NAD] subunit alpha, mitochondrial isoform X1 produces MAGKAWRSAIVNLLTKLGLSINGKDKFKPQELSRVVGAAKNETPQSRTFIRGIQTVTLIPGDGIGPEISNAVMKIFEAAKAPIRWEERNVTAIRGPGGKWMIPPDAKESMDKNKIGLKGPLKTPIAAGHPSMNLLLRKTFDLYANVRPCVSIEGYQTPYTDVNLVTIRENTEGEYSGIEHVIVDGVVQSIKLITEQASKRIAEYAFEYARNNQRASVTAVHKANIMRMSDGLFLRKCREAAEKYKDVKFTEMYLDTVCLNMVQDPTQFDVLVMPNLYGDILSDLCAGLIGGLGVTPSGNIGANGVAIFESVHGTAPDIAGKDLANPTALLLSAVMMLRHMGLHGHAKKIETACFDTIRDRKVLTKDLGGNSKCSEFTEAICQRMKDMD; encoded by the exons ATGGCAGGGAAGGCGTGGAGGTCAGCG ATTGTTAATCTGCTAACAAAGTTGGGTTTATCGATCAATGGCAAGGATAAATTCAAACCACAGGAA ttgTCACGGGTAGTTGGGGCTGCAAAGAATGAGACTCCACAATCCAGGACTTTCATCCGTGGg ATTCAGACTGTCACTTTAATCCCCGGTGATGGGATTGGTCCAGAGATCTCCAATGCTGTCATGAAGATATTTGAAGCAGCTAAA GCACCTATTCGATGGGAAGAGAGAAATGTTACAGCCATTCGGGGACCTGGTGGAAAGTGGATGATACCTCCAGATGCCAAAGAATCAATGGACAAGAACAAAATTGGCCTGAAAG GCCCTTTGAAGACACCAATAGCTGCTGGCCATCCCTCCATGAACTTGTTGTTGAGGAAAACCTTCGACCTCTATGCTAATGTGCGGCCCTGCGTGTCCATTGAGGGCTACCAGACCCCCTACACTGATGTGAACCTGGTCACAATCAGGGAGAACACCGAGGGAGAATACAGTGGAATTGAACATGTT ATTGTTGATGGCGTTGTACAGAGTATTAAGCTCATCACCGAACAAGCCAGCAAACGCATTGCAGAGTACGCTTTTGAATATGCAAGAAACAATCAGAGAGCCAGTGTTACAGCTGTTCATAAGGCGAATATCAT gcGCATGTCAGATGGACTTTTCCTACGAAAATGTAGAGAGGCCGCTGAAAAGTACAAAGATGTGAAATTCACTGAGATGTACTTGGATACCGTGTGCCTTAAT ATGGTGCAGGATCCCACACAGTTTGATGTACTAGTGATGCCAAATTTGTATGGAGATATCTTAAG TGATCTTTGTGCCGGATTAATTGGAGGTCTTGGAGTGACTCCTAGTGGAAACATTGGTGCAAATGGTGTGGCCATATTTGAGTCG GTTCATGGAACTGCTCCAGATATAGCAGGAAAAGACTTGGCTAACCCCACCGCCCTGCTGCTCAGTGCAGTCATGATGCTGCGGCACATGGGTCTTCATGGGCATGCCAAGAAGATTGAAACTGCCTGTTTTGACACAATTCGAGACAGAAAG GTTCTGACCAAAGACCTGGGAGGGAACTCAAAGTGCTCAGAATTCACAGAAGCAATATGTCAAAGAATGAAGGATATGGACTAA
- the lrrc61 gene encoding leucine-rich repeat-containing protein 61 — MDSKREKDQDADHEKITAVLLKSRTGEFDLESILFLKLRNLGIHDLGCIGECINLERLDLSGNNITNLAPLASLRLLSVLNLSNNRVSNLEPLRTCDGLQNLNVAGNIISSIENLHCLVSLRKLENIRLKDNTYNYTNPVCRNSSYRAVVLEMFPNIKVLDGERVVGRGSDLYQLCKDIDDTIKAGLYKNGQLVEHPDCKPWVEDSYWEIKRSNNAIIEEAYKQFNDVLHECRLLNNRATHVISQTERSMSLKKQPKQYAI, encoded by the exons ATGCAGACCATGAAAAGATAACTGCCGTGCTGCTCAAGTCACGTACGGGGGAATTTGATCTGGAGTCGATATTGTTTCTCAAATTAAGAAACCTCG GTATACATGATCTTGGATGCATTGGGGAATGTATAAACCTGGAGAGACTGGACCTCTCTGGAAATAATATCACAAATTTGGCTCCTTTAGCATCTCTACGGCTTCTTTCAGTACTCAATTTGTCTAACAACAGGGTCTCCAATTTAG AGCCCCTGCGCACTTGTGACGGTTTACAGAACTTAAATGTGGCTGGTAATATTATATCCAG TATTGAGAACCTACACTGCCTTGTTTCTTTGAGAAAGCTAGAAAATATACGTCTGAAAGACAACACCTATAATTACACTAATCCAG TGTGCAGAAACTCTTCATATAGAGCAGTAGTTCTCGAGATGTTCCCCAATATCAAAGTGCTGGATG GTGAAAGAGTTGTCGGGCGTGGAAGCGATCTGTATCAGTTATGCAAGGACATTGATGATACCATAAAAG CTGGTCTGTACAAGAATGGACAGCTTGTTGAACATCCTGATTGCAAGCCATGGGTGGAAGATAGTTACTGGGAGATAAAGAGATCTAATAATGCCATTATTGAAGAAGCCTATAAGCAATTTAATG ATGTTCTTCATGAATGCAGACTCCTCAACAACAGAGCCACTCATGTGATTTCACAAACTGAAAGATCCATGAGCCTGAAGAAGCAACCAAAACAATATGCCATCTGA
- the rps27l gene encoding 40S ribosomal protein S27-like isoform X1, whose amino-acid sequence MPLARDLLHPSLDHERRQHKKKRLVQSPNSYFMDVKCPGCYKITTVFSHAQTVVLCVGCSTVLCQPKGGKARLTEGCSFRRKQH is encoded by the exons ATGCCT ttgGCCAGAGACCTTCTCCACCCGTCACTTGACCATGAGAGACgacaacataaaaagaaaagacttgTTCAGAGTCCCAACTCCTACTTTATGGACGTGAAATGCCCAG GCTGCTACAAGATCACCACCGTGTTCAGTCATGCACAGACAGTGGTACTTTGTGTGGGATGCTCAACAGTGCTGTGCCAGCCCAAAGGAGGAAAGGCCAGACTAACAGAGG GTTGCTCTTTTAGGAGGAAGCAACATTAG
- the acsbg1 gene encoding long-chain-fatty-acid--CoA ligase ACSBG1 isoform X2: MEKKVDHQLEDSVMSPAQKTTEHTQTDSEELTFIGQIDVSQAFASTPLAPAHSLWTTDARGSVKLRIEEGCAEEPNTVHQLFKASVEKYGNKHALASKKNNKWEKITFLEYYQLCRRTAKSFLKLGLERFHGVGILGFNSAEWFFSAVGAIMAGGIMAGIYATNSPDACHYVASDSKANIIVVENQKQLEKILQICDRLPNLKAIVQYSGQVQQKISNLYSWEEFMELGLDVSEKQLDDIISSQRANQCCVLIYTSGTTGKPKGVMLSHDNITWTAIHASRAGEMQPADTKQESLVSYLPLSHIAAQIYDLWTGIHWGELVYFAQPDALKGSLITTLREARPTSHMGVPRVWEKMMEKIKQEISQCGYLKKKLVTWAMSVSQETNQKCTHDLVLQKLRNELGLSCCQKFFSGAAPISSETVQFFLGLNIRLYEAYGMSESSGPHFMSGPKAYKLPSCGKVVPGCRYKLANVDCEGTGEICFWGRNIFMGFLNMEDKTREALDEDGWLHSGDLGKVDEEGFLYITGRIKELIITAGGENVPPVPIEEAVKKELPIISNAMLIGDKKKFLSMLLTLKCCSNTETMEPTEELSMEAVEFCRQLGSQATKMSDITGGKDKEVYQAIQKGIDRVNSAATSNAQRIQKWTILRKDFSVSGGELGPTMKLRRPVVLEMYCKVIESLYQG; this comes from the exons ATGGAAAAGAAGGTCGATCATCAACTTGAGGATAG tgtgatGTCGCCAGCTCAGAAGACCACGGAACACACGCAGACAGATAGTGAAGAGCTCACCTTTATAG GACAAATAGATGTAAGTCAGGCATTTGCCAGCACACCTCTTGCTCCAGCCCATTCTCTTTGGACCACTGATGCTAGAGGTTCAGTCAAGCTGAGAATAGAAGAAGGATGTGCAGAGGAACCCAACACAGTTCACCAGTTGTTTAAAGCCTCAGTTGAAAAATATGGAAACAAGCATGCACTTGCCAGCAAGAAGAACAACAAATGGGAAAAGATAACTTTCCTAGAGTATTACCAGTTGTGCCGGAGAACAGCCAAGAGCTTTCTAAAG CTGGGTTTAGAGCGATTCCATGGCGTGGGAATACTAGGATTCAATTCAGCAGAATGGTTCTTCTCTGCAGTCGGTGCAATCATGGCAGG AGGAATAATGGCAGGAATTTATGCCACAAACTCACCAGACGCGTGCCATTATGTGGCTAGTGACTCTAAAGCCAACATTATTGTGGTAGAAAATCAGAAGCAACTGGAGAAGATACTGCAG ATATGTGACAGACTACCCAATTTAAAAGCCATAGTGCAGTACAGTGGACAGGTCCAGCAGAAGATCTCAAATCTCTACTCT TGGGAGGAGTTCATGGAGCTGGGCCTGGATGTTTCTGAAAAACAATTGGATGACATTATCAGCAGTCAGAGAGCTAACCAGTGCTGTGTTCTGATCTACACATCTGGCACCACAGGCAAGCCGAAAGGAGTCATGCTCAGTCATGACAAT ATCACATGGACGGCCATTCATGCCAGCAGGGCTGGAGAAATGCAGCCAGCCGACACTAAACAAGAGTCACTAGTCAGTTACCTGCCTCTCAGCCACATTGCTGCTCAGATCTATGATCTCTGGACAGGCATCCACTGGGGTGAGCTGGTATACTTTGCACAGCCAGATGCCTTAAAG GGAAGCTTGATAACTACACTTCGGGAGGCTCGCCCAACATCCCACATGGGTGTCCCTCGGGTATGGGAGAAAATGATGGAGAAGATAAAACAGGAGATTAGTCAGTGTGGATATTTGAAAAAGAAACTGGTTACATGGGCAATGTCAGTCAGCCAGGAAACAAATCAAAAGTGTACGCATGA CCTTGTGCTGCAGAAGCTTCGGAATGAGCTGGGCCTGTCGTGCTGTCAGAAGTTCTTTTCAGGAGCAGCACCGATCAGTAGTGAAACAGTGCAGTTTTTCCTGGGCCTGAACATCCGCTTGTATGAAGCCTATGGCATGAGCGAGAGCTCAGGACCTCACTTCATGTCAGGTCCAAAAGCTTATAAACTgccaag CTGTGGAAAAGTGGTGCCTGGCTGTCGATACAAATTGGCCAATGTAGACTGTGAAGGGACAGGAGAAATTTGCTTTTGGGGACGCAACATTTTCATGGGTTTCCTCAACATGGAAGACAAAACAAGAGAAGCTttggatgaagatggatggctGCATTCTGGGGACTTGGGGAAGGTTGATGAAGAGGGTTTCTTGTACATCACAGGAAGGATAAAAG AGTTGATCATCACTGCTGGAGGAGAGAATGTTCCACCTGTTCCCATAGAAGAAGCAGTAAAGAAGGAGCTACCCATCATCAGCAACGCCATGCTGATTGGAGACAAAAAGAAGTTTTTGTCCATGCTTTTAACCTTAAAG tgttgtaGCAATACCGAAACCATGGAGCCAACAGAGGAACTCAGTATGGAAGCTGTGGAGTTTTGCAGACAGCTGGGCAGCCAAGCAACCAAAATGTCTGACATAACTGGTGGTAAAGACAAAGAAGTGTACCAGGCAATTCAAAAGGGGATTGACAGAGTCAACTCTGCAGCCACCTCCAACGCCCAACGCATACAAAAATGGACCATTCTGAGGAAGGACTTCTCTGTTTCTGGAGGAGAGCTGG GTCCTACAATGAAGCTTCGCCGTCCAGTTGTCTTAGAGATGTACTGCAAAGTTATAGAGAGCCTTTATCAAGGATAA
- the acsbg1 gene encoding long-chain-fatty-acid--CoA ligase ACSBG1 isoform X1, whose amino-acid sequence MEKKVDHQLEDSVMSPAQKTTEHTQTDSEELTFIGQIDVSQAFASTPLAPAHSLWTTDARGSVKLRIEEGCAEEPNTVHQLFKASVEKYGNKHALASKKNNKWEKITFLEYYQLCRRTAKSFLKLGLERFHGVGILGFNSAEWFFSAVGAIMAGGIMAGIYATNSPDACHYVASDSKANIIVVENQKQLEKILQICDRLPNLKAIVQYSGQVQQKISNLYSWEEFMELGLDVSEKQLDDIISSQRANQCCVLIYTSGTTGKPKGVMLSHDNITWTAIHASRAGEMQPADTKQESLVSYLPLSHIAAQIYDLWTGIHWGELVYFAQPDALKGSLITTLREARPTSHMGVPRVWEKMMEKIKQEISQCGYLKKKLVTWAMSVSQETNQKCTHENDEKPFLFYVADSLVLQKLRNELGLSCCQKFFSGAAPISSETVQFFLGLNIRLYEAYGMSESSGPHFMSGPKAYKLPSCGKVVPGCRYKLANVDCEGTGEICFWGRNIFMGFLNMEDKTREALDEDGWLHSGDLGKVDEEGFLYITGRIKELIITAGGENVPPVPIEEAVKKELPIISNAMLIGDKKKFLSMLLTLKCCSNTETMEPTEELSMEAVEFCRQLGSQATKMSDITGGKDKEVYQAIQKGIDRVNSAATSNAQRIQKWTILRKDFSVSGGELGPTMKLRRPVVLEMYCKVIESLYQG is encoded by the exons ATGGAAAAGAAGGTCGATCATCAACTTGAGGATAG tgtgatGTCGCCAGCTCAGAAGACCACGGAACACACGCAGACAGATAGTGAAGAGCTCACCTTTATAG GACAAATAGATGTAAGTCAGGCATTTGCCAGCACACCTCTTGCTCCAGCCCATTCTCTTTGGACCACTGATGCTAGAGGTTCAGTCAAGCTGAGAATAGAAGAAGGATGTGCAGAGGAACCCAACACAGTTCACCAGTTGTTTAAAGCCTCAGTTGAAAAATATGGAAACAAGCATGCACTTGCCAGCAAGAAGAACAACAAATGGGAAAAGATAACTTTCCTAGAGTATTACCAGTTGTGCCGGAGAACAGCCAAGAGCTTTCTAAAG CTGGGTTTAGAGCGATTCCATGGCGTGGGAATACTAGGATTCAATTCAGCAGAATGGTTCTTCTCTGCAGTCGGTGCAATCATGGCAGG AGGAATAATGGCAGGAATTTATGCCACAAACTCACCAGACGCGTGCCATTATGTGGCTAGTGACTCTAAAGCCAACATTATTGTGGTAGAAAATCAGAAGCAACTGGAGAAGATACTGCAG ATATGTGACAGACTACCCAATTTAAAAGCCATAGTGCAGTACAGTGGACAGGTCCAGCAGAAGATCTCAAATCTCTACTCT TGGGAGGAGTTCATGGAGCTGGGCCTGGATGTTTCTGAAAAACAATTGGATGACATTATCAGCAGTCAGAGAGCTAACCAGTGCTGTGTTCTGATCTACACATCTGGCACCACAGGCAAGCCGAAAGGAGTCATGCTCAGTCATGACAAT ATCACATGGACGGCCATTCATGCCAGCAGGGCTGGAGAAATGCAGCCAGCCGACACTAAACAAGAGTCACTAGTCAGTTACCTGCCTCTCAGCCACATTGCTGCTCAGATCTATGATCTCTGGACAGGCATCCACTGGGGTGAGCTGGTATACTTTGCACAGCCAGATGCCTTAAAG GGAAGCTTGATAACTACACTTCGGGAGGCTCGCCCAACATCCCACATGGGTGTCCCTCGGGTATGGGAGAAAATGATGGAGAAGATAAAACAGGAGATTAGTCAGTGTGGATATTTGAAAAAGAAACTGGTTACATGGGCAATGTCAGTCAGCCAGGAAACAAATCAAAAGTGTACGCATGA GAATGATGAAAAACCGTTCCTTTTTTACGTGGCTGACAGCCTTGTGCTGCAGAAGCTTCGGAATGAGCTGGGCCTGTCGTGCTGTCAGAAGTTCTTTTCAGGAGCAGCACCGATCAGTAGTGAAACAGTGCAGTTTTTCCTGGGCCTGAACATCCGCTTGTATGAAGCCTATGGCATGAGCGAGAGCTCAGGACCTCACTTCATGTCAGGTCCAAAAGCTTATAAACTgccaag CTGTGGAAAAGTGGTGCCTGGCTGTCGATACAAATTGGCCAATGTAGACTGTGAAGGGACAGGAGAAATTTGCTTTTGGGGACGCAACATTTTCATGGGTTTCCTCAACATGGAAGACAAAACAAGAGAAGCTttggatgaagatggatggctGCATTCTGGGGACTTGGGGAAGGTTGATGAAGAGGGTTTCTTGTACATCACAGGAAGGATAAAAG AGTTGATCATCACTGCTGGAGGAGAGAATGTTCCACCTGTTCCCATAGAAGAAGCAGTAAAGAAGGAGCTACCCATCATCAGCAACGCCATGCTGATTGGAGACAAAAAGAAGTTTTTGTCCATGCTTTTAACCTTAAAG tgttgtaGCAATACCGAAACCATGGAGCCAACAGAGGAACTCAGTATGGAAGCTGTGGAGTTTTGCAGACAGCTGGGCAGCCAAGCAACCAAAATGTCTGACATAACTGGTGGTAAAGACAAAGAAGTGTACCAGGCAATTCAAAAGGGGATTGACAGAGTCAACTCTGCAGCCACCTCCAACGCCCAACGCATACAAAAATGGACCATTCTGAGGAAGGACTTCTCTGTTTCTGGAGGAGAGCTGG GTCCTACAATGAAGCTTCGCCGTCCAGTTGTCTTAGAGATGTACTGCAAAGTTATAGAGAGCCTTTATCAAGGATAA
- the idh3a gene encoding isocitrate dehydrogenase [NAD] subunit alpha, mitochondrial isoform X2 — protein sequence MAGKAWRSALSRVVGAAKNETPQSRTFIRGIQTVTLIPGDGIGPEISNAVMKIFEAAKAPIRWEERNVTAIRGPGGKWMIPPDAKESMDKNKIGLKGPLKTPIAAGHPSMNLLLRKTFDLYANVRPCVSIEGYQTPYTDVNLVTIRENTEGEYSGIEHVIVDGVVQSIKLITEQASKRIAEYAFEYARNNQRASVTAVHKANIMRMSDGLFLRKCREAAEKYKDVKFTEMYLDTVCLNMVQDPTQFDVLVMPNLYGDILSDLCAGLIGGLGVTPSGNIGANGVAIFESVHGTAPDIAGKDLANPTALLLSAVMMLRHMGLHGHAKKIETACFDTIRDRKVLTKDLGGNSKCSEFTEAICQRMKDMD from the exons ATGGCAGGGAAGGCGTGGAGGTCAGCG ttgTCACGGGTAGTTGGGGCTGCAAAGAATGAGACTCCACAATCCAGGACTTTCATCCGTGGg ATTCAGACTGTCACTTTAATCCCCGGTGATGGGATTGGTCCAGAGATCTCCAATGCTGTCATGAAGATATTTGAAGCAGCTAAA GCACCTATTCGATGGGAAGAGAGAAATGTTACAGCCATTCGGGGACCTGGTGGAAAGTGGATGATACCTCCAGATGCCAAAGAATCAATGGACAAGAACAAAATTGGCCTGAAAG GCCCTTTGAAGACACCAATAGCTGCTGGCCATCCCTCCATGAACTTGTTGTTGAGGAAAACCTTCGACCTCTATGCTAATGTGCGGCCCTGCGTGTCCATTGAGGGCTACCAGACCCCCTACACTGATGTGAACCTGGTCACAATCAGGGAGAACACCGAGGGAGAATACAGTGGAATTGAACATGTT ATTGTTGATGGCGTTGTACAGAGTATTAAGCTCATCACCGAACAAGCCAGCAAACGCATTGCAGAGTACGCTTTTGAATATGCAAGAAACAATCAGAGAGCCAGTGTTACAGCTGTTCATAAGGCGAATATCAT gcGCATGTCAGATGGACTTTTCCTACGAAAATGTAGAGAGGCCGCTGAAAAGTACAAAGATGTGAAATTCACTGAGATGTACTTGGATACCGTGTGCCTTAAT ATGGTGCAGGATCCCACACAGTTTGATGTACTAGTGATGCCAAATTTGTATGGAGATATCTTAAG TGATCTTTGTGCCGGATTAATTGGAGGTCTTGGAGTGACTCCTAGTGGAAACATTGGTGCAAATGGTGTGGCCATATTTGAGTCG GTTCATGGAACTGCTCCAGATATAGCAGGAAAAGACTTGGCTAACCCCACCGCCCTGCTGCTCAGTGCAGTCATGATGCTGCGGCACATGGGTCTTCATGGGCATGCCAAGAAGATTGAAACTGCCTGTTTTGACACAATTCGAGACAGAAAG GTTCTGACCAAAGACCTGGGAGGGAACTCAAAGTGCTCAGAATTCACAGAAGCAATATGTCAAAGAATGAAGGATATGGACTAA
- the dnaja gene encoding dnaJ homolog subfamily A member 1 produces the protein MVHETGYYDLLGVKPSASQDEIKKAYRKLALKYHPDKNPNEGEKFKHISQAYEVLSDPKKRDLYDQGGEQAIKEGGMGGGGSPMDIFNMFFGGGGRMQRERKGKNVVHQLGVSLEEMYNGSTRKLGLQKNVICEKCEGYGGKKGALEKCTNCKGRGVQIRVQQVGPGMIQQIQSMCPDCQGQGEKFNSKDRCKNCNGQKVERKKKILEVHIDKGMKDGQKITFHGEGDQEPGLEPGDVIIVLDQKDHPVFQRQDNNLIMRMNIKLAEALCGFQKTIQTLDNRTLVISSQPGEVIKHNDVKCVMNEGMPLHRDPYERGQLIIQFQVEFPEKNWLPEHLMFQLERLLPPRDDVMVTDDMEEVELCEADLQSQQKRYSGEAYEEDDDNPRGGVQCQTQ, from the exons ATGGTTCACGAAACCGGCTACTACGATCTTCTGGGTGTCAAACCCAGTGCTTCACAGGATGAAATCAAAAAAGCCTACCGAAAACTTGCCTTGAAATATCATCCTGACAAGAATCCAAACGAAGGAGAGAAG TTCAAGCACATTTCTCAAGCATATGAGGTGCTGTCAGATCCAAAGAAGAGAGACTTGTATGACCAAGGAGGGGAACAAGCCATCAAAGAAGGAGGGATGGGTGGCGGAGGTTCTCCGATGGATATTTTCAATAtgttctttggaggtggaggacgaatgcagagggagagaaaag gGAAGAATGTGGTTCATCAGCTTGGTGTCTCACTAGAGGAGATGTACAATGGTTCAACAAGAAAGCTCGGACTCCAGAAGAATGTCATTTGTGAGAAATGTGAAG GCTATGGTGGCAAGAAGGGTGCTTTGGAAAAGTGCACAAACTGCAAAGGAAGAGGAGTGCAAATCAGGGTACAGCAGGTGGGACCAGGCATGATTCAGCAGATCCAAAGCATGTGTCCAGACTGCCAGGGACAGGGCGAGAAATTTAACTCAAAGGATCGCTGCAAGAACTGCAATGGGCAGAAAGTAGAACGCAAGAAGAAAATCCTTGAAGTTCATATTGACAAAG GTATGAAAGACGGTCAGAAAATTACATTCCATGGAGAAGGTGACCAGGAGCCTGGCCTGGAACCTGGGGATGTCATCATTGTGTTAGATCAGAAGGATCACCCAGTTTTCCAGAGACAGGacaataacctaataatgaggATGAACATCAAACTCGCCGAGGCACTGTGTGGATTCCAGAAGACCATTCAGACTCTAGACAACAGAACGCTTGTTATCAGCTCACAACCAG GTGAAGTCATTAAGCACAATGATGTCAAATGTGTTATGAATGAGGGCATGCCACTTCACAGAGATCCCTATGAAAGGGGACAGCTTATTATTCAGTTCCAG GTGGAGTTCCCAGAGAAAAACTGGCTCCCAGAACATCTGATGTTCCAGCTGGAAAGACTTCTTCCGCCCAGAGATGATGTGATGGTCACAGATGACATGGAGGAGGTAGAACTTTGCGAGGCCGATTTGCAGTCACAACAGAAACGCTACAGTGGCGAAGCTTACGAGGAAGACGATGACAATCCCAGAGGTGGCGTCCAATGTCAGACACAGTGA
- the rps27l gene encoding 40S ribosomal protein S27-like isoform X2 — MDVKCPGCYKITTVFSHAQTVVLCVGCSTVLCQPKGGKARLTEGCSFRRKQH; from the exons ATGGACGTGAAATGCCCAG GCTGCTACAAGATCACCACCGTGTTCAGTCATGCACAGACAGTGGTACTTTGTGTGGGATGCTCAACAGTGCTGTGCCAGCCCAAAGGAGGAAAGGCCAGACTAACAGAGG GTTGCTCTTTTAGGAGGAAGCAACATTAG